The following coding sequences lie in one Camelus bactrianus isolate YW-2024 breed Bactrian camel chromosome 8, ASM4877302v1, whole genome shotgun sequence genomic window:
- the LOC141578452 gene encoding LOW QUALITY PROTEIN: uncharacterized protein LOC141578452 (The sequence of the model RefSeq protein was modified relative to this genomic sequence to represent the inferred CDS: inserted 1 base in 1 codon; deleted 1 base in 1 codon; substituted 1 base at 1 genomic stop codon), which translates to METGRQLAAPATPPRGGEIKHVILSGAGSATARALLARRPRTGAPGSRTESPAPARGCRGRPGRGSRLRLEPGPAQGGPPGAAERVSGPRGERHRHLFARLSLGARAALGAGPPPPGRVGGGPCLARRAPPPTPPSRRRSPHGLGGGPPPLSPLAGPARPVGRRWAPSSIAWGPLWPSTRCTASWRALPQTYGRFPASPPGLFPAAAAASRHPFTQQHANHSCDSSGPEEPARSSHGGKGTARSGLRSAPPCPIPPDSPCRSAPALGPGFAAGSEPSRSGHSRRAAESEACRAGTLGFPSPTFLSWAIGMCSSSSRRSGSKRXTIXGPKNYKSLHSPRQERARRGAERSGALRVETETNKGNGGRRLRLVRVGHFTHYTRYLSNLHDNPARHYCIQLRKQSTTCQRSQSARVVEIKLNPAP; encoded by the exons ATGGAAACTGGGAGGCAGCTCGCGGCCCCGGCAACCCCTCCCAGGGGTGGGGAAATCAAGCACGTTATTCTGTCAGGAGCGGGCTCGGCGACAGCCCGGGCGCTGCTTGCGCGGCGACCCCGCACCGGCGCGCCTGGCAGCAGAACCGAGTCCCCGGCACCCGCGCGGGGCTGCCGGGGCCGCCCGGGCCGAGGGTCGCGGCTGCGGCTC GAGCCAGGCCCGGCGCAAGGAGGGCCGCCGGGGGCGGCGGAGCGCGTCTCAGGGCCGCGGGGCGAGCGCCACAGACACTTGTTTGCAAGGCTGAGCCTCGGCGCGCGCGCCGCGCTCGGAGCGGGTCCGCCTCCTCCCGGCCGGGTGGGCGGTGGCCCGTGCCTCGCCCGCCGGGCTCCTCCTCCGACTCCTCCTTCTCGCAGGCGAAGCCCGCACGGGCTCGGCGGGGGCCCCCCGCCCCTGTCCCCGCTGGCGGGCCCGGCGCGGCCCGTGGGCAGGCGCTGGGCTCCCTCGAGCATCGCCTGGGGGCCGCTCTGGCCGAGCACCCGCTGCACCGCCTCGTGGCGCGCTCTCCCTCAGACTTATGGCCGCTTCCCGGCTTCTCCTCCGGGTTTATTCCCGGCTGCAGCTGCCGCCTCGAGACACCCATTCACACAGCAACACGCAAACCATTCTTGCGACTCCAGCGGACCTGAGGAACCCGCACGGAG CTCTCACGGCGGCAAAGGGACCGCCCGCTCCGGTCTCCGGTCCGCGCCTCCCTGCCCTATCCCGCCCGACAGTCCCTGCCGATCCGCTCCTGCGCTCGGCCCTGGCTTTGCCGCGGGGTCTGAGCCCTCCCGCAGTGGGCACAGCCGAAGGGCCGCGGAGAGCGAAGCCTGCCGGGCGGGGACGCTCGGTTTTCCAAGCCCCACTTTCCTTTCATGGGCCATTGGGATGTGTAGTTCTTCCTCTCGCCGGTCTGGCTCCAAGA AAACAATTTAGGGACCAAAGAACTACAAATCCCTGCATTCTCCGCGACAAGAGCGGGCGAGGCGAGGTGCTGAGCGTTCTGGTGCTCTTCGGGTAGAGACGGAAACTAAC AAAGGGAATGGTGGGAGACGATTGCGCCTTGTCCGTGTTGGGCACTTCACACATTACACACGTTATTTGTCTAATCTTCACGACAATCCTGCGAGGCACTATTGCATCCAGCTTAGAAAACAGTCAACTACTTGCCAGAGGTCACAAAGCGCCCGAGTGGTAGAAATTAAATTGAACCCAGCGCCCTGA